The following DNA comes from Mycobacteroides immunogenum.
GTGCGACCCGATGCATGGCAACACCCATGAGTCGCCGAGCGGTTACAAGACACGGCATTTCGATCGGATCGTCGACGAGGTGCAGGGCTACTTCGAGGTGCACAACGCTCTGGGTACCCATCCGGGCGGCATTCACGTCGAGATCACCGGTGAGAACGTCACCGAGTGTCTCGGTGGCGCACAGGATATTTCCGATGACGACCTTGCCGGCCGGTACGAGACGGCCTGCGACCCGCGCCTGAACACCCAGCAGTCCCTGGAGCTGGCGTTCCTTGTCGCGGAGATGCTCAGGGACTAGGGCGGCGGTTACAGCAGGTTGGTGATGTTGGCGCCCAGCGACCAACATCCCGCCGCCACCGAGCTGGTGAGGATCAGCACGATCACCAGCCAGATGAAGATCGCGCGCCGGCTCTGTTGGCGTTCGTATCGGTAGTCCGAGTCGTCGATATCGGCGAAGAACGCCGATCCATCTGGCTCGCTGTCGAATTCACGATCGTATTCGTCGTATCCGGGGTCGTAGGCAGGTACCGGGTCCATCATCCGCGTGGGATTGGGCACCCTGGGCCGCGCGGGCGTGCTGGGGCGGGGCGAGGTGGTTGGGCGCGCCGAAACGCCCAGGGCGGCCGCGGCCGACGCGGCGTCGGCGGCATCGGCCGGTCCGGGGCCGCTGAGGTCGCCGGTGGTGCTGCGGCCCGAATCGATCAGCCGGCTGCGGTATAGCTGTTCAGCGACATGTTGTTTGGAGTCCTTGGGCGCAGGCACCCGGAACGGCGGCAGCCGCAGCTCGGCGGAGATGGCGTCCAATTCGGCGCCGAACTGCGCGGCGTCGGCGTAGCGGCCGTCCGGGTCGCGGGAGGTGGCGCGCAGTACCAGTTCGTCGAATTCCTCGGGAACGCCGTCGATCGCGTCGCTGGGCGCCGGAACATCGCGATCAATGCGTTGATAGGCCAGTGCCAGCGGTGTGTCGCCCGTGAATGGTGTTGACCCGGTGAGCAATTCGTACATCAGGATGCCCGCCGAGTAGACATCGCTGCGTGGGCCGGCCGATCCGGTGCGCACCTGCTCGGGAGAGAGGTACGCCGCGGTGCCCAAGATCACACTGGTGGAGGTGATACCGGCTTCGGCCACGGCCCGGACCAGCCCGAAGTCGGCGAGTTTGACCTCGCCGTCATCGGAGATCAGTACGTTCTCGGGCTTGACGTCGCGGTGTACCAGGCCGGACCGATGCGCCACCGCCAAACCGCCCAGCAGCGGATTGAACACCGCGGCCACCGCGTGCGGCGGCATCGGCCCGCGTTCGCGCAGCAGCTCGCGCAGGGTGCCGCCGTCGATCAGCTCCATCACCAGGAAGGGATGCCTGCCGTCCATACCCTGGTCGAAGACCGCCACCAGGCCCGGATGGCGCAGCCGTGCCACCGCGCGCGCCTCGAGCCGGAAGCGGGCGAGAAATCCGCTGTCGGAGGCGTACCGGCTGTCCATCACCTTGACGGCCACCGGGCGGTCCAGCCTGGTGTCCAGCCCGCGGTACACGGTTGACATACCGCCTGTCGCGATAGGAGCCTCGATGCGATACCGGCCATCGAGCACCGCACCGATCATCGGATCGAGGCGGCCGGTCGGGGACTTGGGCGATGTCATCGCATCGATCGTATCGAGTGATACGGGTGCCCCCGGCCGTCAATGCCGCTTATCAAGCATTTCGCGCAGCGAGTTGAGGATCGGGCCGGCCCCGGAGAACAGCATCGTCCGCCACTGACGGTGCAGCGGAATGGATGGATCGAACCTGCTGTAGGTGACGCGGAGCCGGGTGCCACCGGGCTCGGGCAGCAGATTCCACCGGGAGGTCACCTCGATGCCGGGCGCGGTCAACACCTGCTCGATGTGCTCGTAGGGCACCACGCTGGTGTAGGTGGTGCACACCACACCGTCGAATCCGACCGTGGGTTGGGGATGGGTGACGATGACGCGGGTCGCGCCGACCTCGACCGGCGCGTCACTGACCTCTTTCACCTGTGAGGCGGTGAGCTCAAGGGAGACCAGCACATCCCAGACCTTTTCGACAGGGTAGGGGTAGTACTCGCTGTGGGTGATCGATGTCGGATCGCCGGAACTCGTCACCGTCCGAAGGTTACGCGCGTCACCACACCCGGAGGACACTTTTCGGCGACGGTGGCGTGCGGGGCGACTAGCGTCATTGCCTATGAGCGCAATTCCGTACGTCGCCGACACCCTTGAGGCCGATGAGCCGCTGTTCTCGCTCAAGGAGGTGGCCTCGCGTCTGCGAGTGCCGGTGAGCAAGGTTCAGCAATATTTGCGCGACGGAGAGCTGATCGCGGTCAAACGTGATGGCGAAATCAAGGTTCCCGTCATATTTTTCAGCCCCGAGGGTCCCGTGGTGAAGCATTTGTTCGGGCTGCTGTCCGTGTTGCGCGACGGGGGTTTTCACGAGCCCGAAATCATGCGCTGGCTGTTCGCGGGCGATGAGTCGCTCACGGTGAGCCGCGACGGCACCACGGAACAGATTCAGGCGGCCCGCCCGGTGGACGCGCTACATGGCCATCAGGCACGTGAGGTGCTGCGCCGGGCGCAAGCGATGGCGTACTAGGCGGCCGGTGCCACAGAAGGTGCCGGCGCCGCCGGTCGCGGGTCGTCTGGTTCCGGCGCGGTGTTGATCATCCGCCAGGCGATGGCCGCGCAGGTCGCGGCGATCAGCACATGGATCCACACGTACATGCCATGGGAGCCATCGGGTTTGAAGATCACCATGATCCAGGTGGAGAACCCGGCGATGGCGGCGATGGCGGCGCGTGATTGCAGCAGCGGAGCCGCGATGGCCAACGGCCAGCTGTAATACCAGGGCAGCGCGGCCGGTGCCATGAGCACCACGATCGTCATCGACCACAGAATTCCGAACATCGCGTCGCGTTCGTTGTGCCGGTGCCGCCACCACACCACTGGCAGGCTGACCGCGATGACCAGCACACCGATGATGCGCATGACCTCAAGCACGGCATCGAAATTGACGGTGACGAACAGGCCGGCCACGACATTGATGACGTTGGCGACCGCGGTCGGGATGGTCAACCAGTTGATGATCTTGACGGCGGAACCCGCGAACGCGGTCATCCATCCGAAGCCGACGCCGGTGATCCAGGACATCAGGGCGAATGTCGTCAGGGAGATCGCCACCGATCCACACGACGCGAGGGCGAATGCGGTCAGTGGGTGACGCGCCGGAGCGCCATCTGCGTGATCGGAAGCCAAGCGGCGCATCCAGATCCATACCAGGAAGGGCAGCGCCAGGCCGGCGCTGGCCTTGACCATCACCCCGAGCGCTACCACCGCGATGCCCGAAACATGATGTCGCTCAAGGGTGAGCGCGATACCGGCCATCATGAGGCCGACCATCAGCATCTCGTTGTGCACCCCACCCATCAGGTGGATGATCACCAGGGGGTTGAGGACGCAGATCCACAACGCCTTGCTGGGGCTGGCCGAGAAGAACTTGGCAACCCGGGGTGCGGCCCACACCAGCAGCGCCAGGCCGGGCAGCATGCACAACCTCAACAGCATGGTCCCGGCCACCACATCGTCACCGACGATCTGGGTGACGAATCTCGCGATCAACAAGAACAGCGGGCCGTAGGGCGCGGTGGTGGTGGTCCAGATCGGACTGACGTTCTCCAGCAATGCATTCGGATTCTCAACCGGACCCACCAGGTACGGGTCGAATCCGTCGCGCAGCAGCGCGCCCTGCGCCAGATAGGAATAGGCATCCCGGCTGAACACCGGAACCGAGGTCAGCAGCGGCAACAGCCAGCACGGGACGACGACCATCAACGACTCTTTGGGCACCTTGCCCGCGATGACGTGCCGCCCAAGCCCCAGCCAGGCCAGCAGCATCAAGACCACTCCGAGCCACATACAAATCGAGGACACCACCAGGCCGTGCCCGAAGCGCAGCCAGGACAGCCCTGCCGACTCCAGCAGCGGGTCGTGCTGGCGGGTGCTGCCCGCCCCTAGCCCGCCGATGGCAACGAGGATCGCGCCGCCGAATCCGGTGATGGCCGCGCGACCGGCGGGGGACCGCAGGAAGGAGGACGTCCAACCCGCACTCTGCTGGGACGGCTCCAGGGCCTTTGACGATGTGCTCACGTGATCATGCGCTCCGGTTGGACACCAATCGGACCAGGTCGGACAACGCCGCGCGGGCGTCGTCGGCGATATCGGCGCTCGCCAATTGGTCCAGGGCGCGATGCGTGTGCTCCTCGATGCGGGATTCCACCGCCGCGAGTGCGCCCAAGTCGACTATGAGTGAACACATTTCGGCGATCTGCTGGTCGGTGAGTGGAGTGCCGATCCAGGAGTGCAGCAGATCCTCGGCAGCGTTGTCGCGCTGGCGGGCCAGCCGCAGCGCTTCAGCCAGCAGCACGGTGCGCTTTCCGGAGCGAAGGTCATCTCCGGCAGGTTTGCCCGTCACCTTCGGGTCTCCGAACACCCCGAGCACATCGTCGCGCAGTTGGAACGCGACGCCGATATCGAGCCCGACATCACCGAGCAGCCGTGAGATTTCCGGGTTTTCGGCGGCGATCGCCACACCCAGCTGCAAGGGCCGCTGCACGGTGTATCCGGCGGTCTTGAATCGGATCACCCGCAGGGCGGTTTCGACTGACTCGTCACCGGAGGATTCGGACAGAATGTCCAGGTATTGGCCGCCGAGCACCTCGCTGCGCAGAATCGACCAGACACCCCGCACCCGCGCGTGCGTCTGTGGGGAAAGCCGGGCACCGGCCACCATGTCGTCGGCCCAGGTGAGTGCCAGATCGCCGAGAAGGATCGCGGCGGATATCCCGAACTGATCGGGGGAGCCCGACCATCCGTTTTCGCGGTGCAGGGCGGCGAACTCCACATGGATGGTGGGTTCACCGCGCCGGGTGGCCGAGCTGTCGATGACGTCGTCGTGGATGAGCGCGCAGGTGTGCAACAGCTCCAGGGCGGCGCATACCCGCAGCACTTCGGGGTTCCATGGATCCGGATCAGTCGTCACCGCGCGCCAGCCCCAATAGGCGAATGCGGGGCGCAGCCTCTTGCCGCCGCGCAGCACGAAGCGGTCGAGCGCGGTGATGGCGTGCTCGTAGTTCTGTCCGATGTGCGCGGTGTGCTCACGGCATTCGGTCAGGAACTGGCTCAGTTGGTCGCTCACCGCATCGGTCAGGTGCCGGGCGCTGGCAGCGGCTACATTGACACTCAGCGGTGCGTCCTTTCAGGGTGCGGTAAGTGGGGTCCCGGATGCTTGCAGGGTCTCCGAGAGTGAACTCAGCCTAATCCCACCTATCCTGAACAGGTGACAACCAACCCGCTCGACCGTGATGGACCGGTCGCCGAGCTGCAGGATCCGGGGTCGATCGCCGATCGGCTCGCCGCGGTTCAGCCTGGCGAGGTCGCCTTCTCTGTCGAGTTCATGCCGCCCCGCGACGAGGCGGCCGAGGCTCGGTTGTGGCGGGCGGCACGAGTTTTCGAGCGATATCAGCCGGTGTTCGTCTCGGTTACCTACGGCGCGGGAGGTTCCACCCGCGATCGCACGGTGCGGGTGACCGGAGAACTCGCCGCGAACACCACGTTGTTGCCGGTCGCGCACCTGACCGCCGTCGGGCACACCGTCGACGAGTTGCGTGCCATGGTGGGCGCCTACGTCGACCGCGGTATCACCAATATCCTTGCCCTGCGCGGCGATCCGGCCGGTGACGTGAACGCGCCGTGGGTGCCGCATCCCGGCGGGCTGACCTATGCGGAAGAACTGGTGCGTCTGGTTCGCGATCTGGGTGATTTCCACGTCGGGGTGGCGTCCTTCCCGGAGGGCCACCCGCAGGCGAGCGATCTGGACAGCGACACCGCGAACCTGGTGAACAAGCTCCGTGCGGGGGCCGAGTACTCCATCACTCAGATGTTCTTCGATGTCGACGACTACCTGCGGCTGCGCGACCGGGTGGTCGCGGCCGACCCGGAGCAGGGAGCCAAGCCCATCGTTCCCGGCCTCATGCCCATCACCTCGCTGCGTTCGGTGCGGCGGCAGGTCGAGCTCTCCTCATCGACGCTACCCACCGCGTTGGAGGAGCGGCTGCTCAAGGCCGCGGGAGACGGCCCGGACGAGAATCGCGATGAGGTCCGCAAGGTCGGCGTCGAGGTCACCACCGCGATGGCCTCCCGGCTGCTGGCCGAGGGAGTGCCCTGCCTGCACTTCATGACCCTCAACTTCGCGCGGGCCACCTCCGAGGTCTTGGAGAACCTGGGGGTGCGCGTCACTCCGGGAACTGGTCGGGCGTGAACCGCGGCGATTGATCGCGGTCCAGCCACGCCATAGAGGCGACCAGGGCGCCGACCAGCAGCGCGGCGATCGACACGAAGATCGCGGCACCGTTGAATGAGCGGGTACTGGGGTCGGTGTAGCGCGCGGTGGCGGTGAAGGTGCTGACCACGCCGGGATTGAGCTTCCACTGCACGGAATCGGAGCCGAGCGTTTCGCCGTTGGTGGATTCGATATCGCCGGGGAAGGAGACCGCCAGCGAGACATCGGCATTTGAGTTGTCGCCCAGCGCGGTCAGGTCGGCCCGGCCTTCCAGCACCACCACATCGCCGTTGCGGCGCAGGGTCAGGTCGAATCCGGCGGCGTTCTTGTTCATACCGGCAAGCTGCGGCACCTCGGAGAACGTGAGGTCGTTGAAGATAGCCCGCGACCCCACCATGCCGTTCTCTTCGTACTCGCTCACCTGAACCTTCTGGGCGAAGGACATATTGCGATCGAGCTGGGGGCCCTTGTCGTTCTTGCCCTGCGGTTTGGCGACGGCGATCAGCTGGCCGGATACGTGATCGTCGGTGGTGACGGTCATCGAGGCCTTGACGCGTACGCACCCCGCGAGCAGCGGAAGTGTCGTCAACAACAACACGGCGGTGATCCGCGCCAGCCGCCCTCGTCTAGTCATCGCGGTTTATCGTGCCAGACGGCCGTTATGCCCGGCTGCCGATATCCGGGCTCCAGCGGCAAAGGGCGGCCGAGCACCGCGAATTGGCGTGGATCTCCTGCGAACTGGTGCTGCCGGATCACATCGGTGAAGCCGAGCCGGCGATACAGCCGCCAGGCGCGGTTGGATTCGCCACTGATTTCGGGGGTGGACAGCAGGACATGGGACTCAGTGCGGCCCGCCAGTAGCCGCCGCGCCAGGGCCTCGCCATACCCGTGCCCCTGTAACCCGGGGTCGACGTGCAGTTCGGTCAGTTCGAAGTATTGGTCGAGCAGGGCACTTATCCGGTCGCGCGGCAGCCCAGTCTTGCGCAGACCCTGGCTGACCTGCTGATGCCACCATTGATCGGCGGCTCCGCGATACCCATAGGCAATGCCCACGATGCGGGCCTGTTCCAGCAGCTCCTCGGCGGGTCCGGTGGTATCGGACGGGGGAGCGACCGGGGAATCAAAGATGGCGGCAGCCTGCCATCCGGGCCTGCGGCTGTGCTCCAGCCACATGGGCGCGCGCTGATCCTCGGTGCCGTGGGGGTAGCCCATGGCGATGACATAGACACGGAGGGCTTCGCTGAGCCGGCGCTGCATATCGCGTTGCGACAGGTCGGCCAGAAATGTCGTCAACGTGCGTCCTCTGGGGTTCCGGTGGCGGGCTTGGTGTGTACTGCCCGGGTTTATCACGCCCGGCTGATTCCTGGGCGCAGTCCCGGCTTTCACCGGGTCCGTCGGCGCGCCGCGTTATGTGTTGCCCGCAGGGAGTCGCTGGCAGATTGATGAGTGAAGCGGGTGGTATGGCGGGTATTCACCTCGTATTATGAACGTGAGGGTGTTGTAACCACGGCACCCTTGATAGATACACTTCACGTCATAGACAACCGGTTGCGGTGCGCCAGAGGGAGGGACCGATGCCACTCTCCGAGCACGAGCAGCGCATGCTCGACCAGATTGAGAGCGCGCTGTACGCGGAGGACCCCAAGTTTGCGTCGAGCGTGCGCGGAGGACGACTGGGTGCGACCTCCGGCCGTCGCCGCTTGCAGGGTGCGGCGCTGTTTTGCATCGGATTGGCCATGTTGGTGATCGGTGTGGCGGTACCCGCCACGCAGATCGGAAACTTCCCGGTCCTGAGCGTTATCGGATTCGTCGTCATGTTCGGTGCGGCGGTCTTCGCGATCATCGGAAGCCGGCGCTCGGAGTCCAGCCCGGTCGGTCAAGGACCGGGTGGGGCTGGTGGTCGCGCCCGCAAGCCGCGCACCGCCGGCTCGTTCGCGCAGCGCATGGAAGAGCGATTCCGCCGCCGCTTCGACAACTGACCGGCGTCGGCGAGTCCGGCTCACCTCACAGACCCGCGCAGTCCGCGCGGGTCTGTTGCTTTTTGTGTTGCTGCCGGAGCCTGTCGGCTCCACTACCGGGTGCCGTGAGCTAGCCGCGCGCAAGCGCGTTCGGCCGGGCAGGCCAAATCGTTATCAACTCGTCTAGATACCGGCGCCCCACTCGCCCCCACCGGTTTTACCTGCGAAAACAACTCATGGATGCCCTACGCCAGCCCTGGCGTGGGTGCATGGTGGGGAGACACGCGGCAAATCAGATTCAAAGTGGGGGATTGTGGGGTAAAGTGGCGCATATCGGAGGGAAGGGTAGCTCCGAAGGGTTTGGGCAGGGAGGTGTCGGGATGTTTCTCGGTACCTACACGCCCAAGCTCGATGACAAAGGGCGACTGACATTGCCCGCCAAGTTCCGGGACGCACTAGCGGGAGGGTTGATGGTTACCAAAAGCCAGGACCACAGCCTCGCGGTGTATCCACGGGCTGAGTTCGAGCAGCTGGCACGTAAGGCCGCCGCGGCTTCTCGGAGCAACCCGGAGGCTCGTGCCTTCCTGCGTAACCTGGCGGCGGCCACCGATGAGCAGCATCCGGACGCGCAGGGCCGCATCACCCTGTCCGCCGACCACCGGCGGTACGCGGACCTGTCCAAGGATTGCGTGGTCATCGGATCCGTTGACTACCTAGAGATTTGGGATGCTGCGAAGTGGCAGCAATACCTGGACGAACACGAAGAGAACTTCTCGACGGCCAGCGATGAATCTCTCAATGGCATTTTCTGAGCAGACCCGCGAAGCGCGGCCTCTGTCCGATACGGCCCTGGCGTACTTCCCCGACGCCAGGTCCGCACCATCGGGCAGGGACCGGGCGGCGCGGGTTCGCTGCACTTGCCGGCGCTCCCGTACCCGCTCCCGGAGGGGTGTTGCGATGTCTGACAACGATTCTAGGTTTGGCCACGTTCCGGTCATGCTCGAGCGCTGCTATGAACTGCTCGCTCCGGCGCTGACCGTCGGCGCCGCCGATGGGTCGGGCGCGGTTCTGGTCGACGCGACGCTGGGTGCCGGTGGACATACCGAACACTTCCTCACCATGCTGCCCGGTCTGACGGTCATCGGCCTCGATCGGGACACCAATGCCCTTGACATCGCCCGGGCGCGGCTGGCGCCCTTCGGAGCGCGATTCGTCGGGGTGCACACCCGTTACGACGGCCTCGCCGACGCGCTTGCTGGATTGGGTTACCGCACAACCTCTTCGGTTGATGGCGTGCTTTTCGATCTGGGTGTCTCGTCCATGCAGCTCGATCAGGCCGAGCGTGGATTCGCCTATTCCGTGGACGCTCCGCTGGACATGCGGATGAACGCTCATGACTCGCTGACCGCGGCCGATATCCTTAACACCTACTCGGCGGCGGAGCTGTCCCGGGTGCTCAGCAGATTCGGCGAGGAGCGGTTCGCGCGCCGCATTGCCGACGAGATCGTCCGGCGCCGGGCCAATGAACCCTTCACGCGCAGTGGACAACTGGTCGAATTGCTGTACGCGACCATTCCCGCGGCCACCCGCCGTACCGGCGGGCACCCCGCGAAACGGACCTTCCAGGCGCTCCGGATCGCGGTCAACGCCGAGCTGGAATCCCTTGCGGCGGCGATACCCGCGGCGATGGCGGCGTTACGGCCCGGCGGCAGGGTCGCGGTCATGGCCTACCAGTCGTTGGAGGACAAGATCGTCAAGGCGGAATTCACCGCCGCGACCGCGTCCCGGTCGCCGATCGATCTGCCGGTCGAACTGCCTGGTGACGCACCGGAATTCACGGCGATAACGCGTGGAGCGGAGCGGGCCGGCGAAACGGAAATAGAAGTCAATCCACGTAGTGCGCCAGTGCGGTTACGGGCAGTCGAACGAGTTGCGGATAGGAGGAACGCATGATCGGTGTGCGCAAGAAAGCAGGCGAGGCGCCCAAGCCGGCCAAGCCCCCGAAATCCGCAACACCCACCAAATCCGCAAAACCTGCCAAACGTCGCAGCAGCGCACTGAAGACAACCGCGGCCGGCCCCTCCGCGCGGCCGCGGCGTTCTGCCCCGCAGACCATGCCGATCCCGGTGCAACGTCAGGCACCGGAGAAGATTCGCCCGGCGACCAGTACGCGACAGGCCAAAGCGCGCGCAAAAGCACGTAAGGCCAAGGCGCCCAAGGTTATTCGGATACCGCTCCGCGAGCGAGTTCTGACCCGCCTGTCCCGGGTGGATCTGCGGCCGCATGTCTGGATCACCAAGGTCCCCTTCGTCGTCTTCGTCATCGGCGCTCTCGGTGTCGGGCTGGCCATCACGCTGTGGTTGTCGACCGATGCCGCGGAACGCTCCTACCAGCTGGGCACGCAGCGGCGTACCAACGAGCAGCTGCTACAGCGCAAGGAGGCGTTGGAGCGCGACGTGCTGCGCGCGGAATCGGCACCTGCGCTGGCAGATTCGGCGCGTGATCTCGGCATGATCCCGTCGCGGGATATCGCCCATCTGGTGCGTGACCCGCAGGGCAACTGGCTGCTGGTGGGCGCTCCCAAGCCCGCCGAAGGGGTGGCGCCGGCACCGCTGAACGCGGTGATTCCCGATGACGCCGACGCGGTGCCGAAGGCCGGTAATTCGGTCGAGGTTCCCGTGCAGCTGCCTCCGGTACCCCCGGCGGTGGCCGTCGTACCGCACATGGCTCCTCCTGTCGCCGCGCCGCCTGCGCCTGTGGTCGAAGCCCCGGCCGGACAGGATCCCGCGGCTGTGCCACCGGTGGTTCCGGTCCCGGCGCCGGCGGCCGATGTACCGCCCCCCGTGGCCGACGCGCCGCAAGCAACAAATATCGCGAATTATCCAGTAACCGGGGAACAATTCAATCCCGTGGCAACAACGAGTCCCCACCCGGCGGCGTGAACCGGCAGGATCGGTCCCGGCCGGTCGGCGCTCGTCGCACCCGGCGGCCGGCCGCCGCCGTGTCGCGGACGGCAGGATTCGCGTTTCGGCACCGCACGGGCAACATCATCATTTTCCTGGTACTGGCCGTCGCGGCCATCCAGCTGTTCACTCTGCAGGGGCCGCGCGCCGCGGGGCTGCGCGCGGAGGCTTCGGGCCAGCTGAAGGTCACCGAGACGGAAAAGGCGCTACGCGGCACGATTGTCGACCGCGCGGGCAACAAGCTGGCATTCACCATCGAGGCGCGTGCTCTTACCTTCCAGCCGAAGAAGATTCGCGAACAACTCAACAAGGCCTGGGAGAAAAGCAAGGCCATCCTCGATGACCCCGGTAAGAGTGACGCCGATAAGGCCGCGGCGGCGAAAATCCGTTCCGTTGAGCCCGAGCGCCGGCTGCAGGACATTGCCAACGGGGTGTCGGCCAAGCTGGGCAACAAGCCGGATGCCAAGAGCCTGCTGAAGAAGATCCGCAGTGATGACACCTTCGCCTATCTGGCGCGCTCGGTCGACCCGGGCATCGCCGCCGAGATCACCAAGGAGTTCCCGGAGGTCGGCGCCGAGCGGCAAGACATCCGTCAGTACCCCGGTGGATCCCTGGCCGCCAACATCGTCGGCAGTATCGACTGGGAGGGTTACGGGCTGCTCGGGCTGGAGGATTCGCTGGACAGCGCGCTGGCGGGCAAGGACGGATCACTCACCTACGACCGTGGGTCCGATGGCGCGGTGATTCCCGGTAGCTATCGGGATCGTCACAATGCCGTCAACGGTTCCACTGTGGAACTCACGCTGGACAACGACATTCAGTTCTACGTGCAGCAGCAGGTGCAGCAGGCCAAGGATCTGTCCGAGGCACGCAGCGTGTCCGCGGTGGTACTGGATTCCAAGACCGGTGAAGTTCTGGCGATGGCCAATGACAACACCTTCGACCCATCGCAGAATCTCGGTAAG
Coding sequences within:
- a CDS encoding peptidoglycan D,D-transpeptidase FtsI family protein: MNRQDRSRPVGARRTRRPAAAVSRTAGFAFRHRTGNIIIFLVLAVAAIQLFTLQGPRAAGLRAEASGQLKVTETEKALRGTIVDRAGNKLAFTIEARALTFQPKKIREQLNKAWEKSKAILDDPGKSDADKAAAAKIRSVEPERRLQDIANGVSAKLGNKPDAKSLLKKIRSDDTFAYLARSVDPGIAAEITKEFPEVGAERQDIRQYPGGSLAANIVGSIDWEGYGLLGLEDSLDSALAGKDGSLTYDRGSDGAVIPGSYRDRHNAVNGSTVELTLDNDIQFYVQQQVQQAKDLSEARSVSAVVLDSKTGEVLAMANDNTFDPSQNLGKQGNREMGNLSVSSPFEPGSVNKVITASAVIENDLSNPDEVLQVPGSINMGGVTVRDAWPHGTVPFTTTGVFGKSSNVGTLMLAQRVGPERFMDLVDKFGLGQRTGVGLPGESAGIVPPIEQWSGSTFSNLPIGQGLSMTLLQMSGMYQAIANDGVRIPPRIVKSITAPDGSRKEEPRPAPVQVVNAGTARTVRNMLRAVLQPDARQIQNGTGASGAVDGYQLSGKTGTAQQINPACGCYFDDVYWITFAGIATTDDPRYVIGIEMNAPKRGSDGSPHMTAAPLFHNIASWLMRRENVPLSPDPGPPLILQAT